From Pseudanabaena sp. PCC 6802, one genomic window encodes:
- a CDS encoding YcxB family protein has protein sequence MIVLKYRLTQKDYVDAHYLNSMHSKPLKSMVGISLAIAVIVGYGYSIIASIIASGMGLDIWLSILFLGVTLWVVIDTFFLIPLRARRDFSRRKHPQDEDEATLYPEIIELVSRYGTSRIPISDFDKYRIGETMVLLYLPNRVFLIFPRRSFPSEEDFQTFLSYLRSNLGKPK, from the coding sequence ATGATAGTTTTAAAATATAGACTTACTCAAAAGGATTACGTCGATGCACATTACTTAAACAGTATGCATAGTAAGCCTCTAAAATCAATGGTAGGAATCTCTTTAGCTATTGCTGTTATTGTGGGGTATGGATATTCAATTATCGCTTCAATTATCGCTTCAGGGATGGGGTTAGATATTTGGCTCTCAATATTGTTCTTGGGGGTAACACTATGGGTCGTTATAGACACTTTTTTTCTGATCCCCCTGCGAGCTCGTCGAGATTTCTCACGTCGCAAGCATCCTCAAGATGAAGACGAAGCAACCTTATATCCTGAAATAATTGAGCTTGTATCGAGATATGGGACAAGTAGAATTCCTATTTCTGATTTTGATAAATACAGAATTGGCGAAACTATGGTTTTGCTTTATTTACCCAACAGAGTATTTCTTATTTTCCCTCGTCGATCTTTTCCCTCGGAAGAAGATTTTCAAACCTTTCTCTCATATCTTAGAAGTAACCTTGGCAAACCGAAGTAG